Proteins from one Nakamurella multipartita DSM 44233 genomic window:
- a CDS encoding response regulator translates to MSVRVVVVDDNELLRAGLVTVLTSDPDIEVVGQAADGPAGVRACREHRPDLVLMDVEMPGGDGIVATRRIVTDLPDVRVLILTMFDLDDYVVEALRAGAAGFLLKTTPPRDLIRSVRQCAAGETTVGPTVMARLVDSYVGHQEPPPPGLAELTGRELDVLRCLADGRSNAEIAGELFLAETTVKTHVARILAKLGVRDRVQAVVIAHRCGLARG, encoded by the coding sequence GTGAGCGTCCGGGTGGTCGTCGTCGACGACAACGAGCTGCTGCGGGCGGGCCTGGTCACCGTGCTGACCAGCGACCCGGACATCGAGGTCGTCGGGCAGGCCGCCGACGGTCCCGCGGGCGTGCGTGCGTGCCGTGAGCACCGACCCGACTTGGTGCTGATGGACGTCGAGATGCCCGGCGGTGACGGCATCGTCGCGACCCGGCGGATCGTCACCGACCTGCCCGACGTCCGGGTGCTGATCCTGACAATGTTCGACCTGGACGACTACGTCGTCGAGGCGTTGCGCGCCGGGGCCGCCGGGTTCCTGCTCAAGACCACGCCGCCGCGCGACTTGATCCGGTCGGTGCGCCAGTGCGCGGCGGGGGAGACCACCGTCGGTCCGACCGTGATGGCCCGCCTGGTCGACTCCTACGTCGGGCACCAGGAACCGCCGCCGCCGGGCCTGGCCGAGCTGACCGGCCGCGAGCTGGACGTGCTGCGCTGCCTGGCCGACGGCCGGTCCAACGCCGAGATCGCCGGCGAGTTGTTCCTGGCCGAGACCACGGTCAAGACCCACGTTGCGCGAATCCTGGCCAAGCTCGGCGTCCGCGACCGGGTGCAGGCCGTCGTCATCGCCCACCGCTGCGGGTTGGCCCGTGGCTGA
- a CDS encoding aspartate-alanine antiporter-like transporter, whose amino-acid sequence MLQWFVDSPLLTIFFCVGVGSLLGKIKFGPVSFGPAGALFVALALSAIEPKVALPPIVTSLSLCVFCYMVGIAAGPSFVNALRSGWQPVVVSVLAIVAMAAAALGVGSWFGLDIGTVAGAFAGAGTATAALGAVQQQLAAGGPIPPEPAIGYAVAYPITVLLTILCCSYLISAGRRKPTAEDRKKLAPIAVRTLELVGDPALTVRGLSDRYQAVVSRLTRGGTTVVAHDEEALADGDLLTITAREDEVQRMIGDLGRPAQEEPWMDRSDIDFRRITLSNSSYVGRELVDLRLDEKYDAVVSRVRRGDVDIIATPDLVLASGDRLRVTAPREQLAAITKELGDSERTAGDINPVGLGLGLTLGLLAAFIEIPLPGGGTLVLGTATAPLILGVVLGALGRTGPIIWALPGNVANTLNQYSLLVFLVAVGTGAGSGLITALAADWFPLVTLGLAISAAHALICVIGLRTVLKYGTARSLGGLTGSQLNPAPYAFAIGKVPDQRVAIGYAVLFPVSMIVKVLLAQLMVVYF is encoded by the coding sequence ATGCTGCAATGGTTCGTCGACAGCCCGCTGCTCACCATCTTCTTCTGCGTGGGCGTGGGCAGCCTGCTGGGCAAGATCAAATTCGGCCCGGTGTCGTTCGGTCCGGCCGGCGCGCTGTTCGTGGCGTTGGCGCTGTCCGCGATCGAGCCGAAGGTCGCGCTGCCGCCGATCGTCACGAGCCTGTCCCTGTGCGTCTTCTGCTACATGGTCGGCATCGCCGCCGGGCCGTCCTTCGTCAACGCGCTGCGGTCGGGCTGGCAGCCGGTGGTGGTGTCGGTGCTGGCCATCGTGGCGATGGCGGCGGCGGCACTCGGTGTGGGCAGTTGGTTCGGCCTGGACATCGGCACCGTTGCCGGCGCGTTCGCCGGGGCGGGCACCGCCACCGCGGCGCTGGGCGCGGTGCAGCAGCAACTGGCTGCCGGCGGCCCGATCCCGCCGGAACCGGCGATCGGGTACGCGGTGGCCTACCCGATCACCGTGCTGCTGACCATCCTGTGTTGCTCGTACCTGATCAGCGCGGGACGCCGCAAACCCACCGCCGAGGACCGGAAGAAGCTGGCGCCGATCGCGGTGCGCACGCTGGAGCTGGTGGGCGACCCGGCCCTGACGGTGCGCGGACTGTCGGACCGCTACCAGGCGGTGGTGTCCCGGCTGACCCGCGGCGGGACGACGGTCGTCGCGCACGACGAGGAGGCCCTGGCCGACGGAGACCTGCTGACGATCACCGCGCGCGAGGACGAGGTCCAGCGGATGATCGGCGACCTGGGCCGGCCGGCCCAGGAGGAACCGTGGATGGACAGGTCGGACATCGACTTCCGCCGGATCACCCTGTCCAACAGCTCCTACGTCGGCCGCGAGCTGGTGGACCTGCGGCTCGACGAGAAGTACGACGCGGTGGTCAGCCGGGTCCGGCGGGGTGACGTCGACATCATCGCCACGCCCGACCTGGTGCTGGCCAGCGGCGACCGGCTGCGGGTGACGGCGCCGCGGGAGCAGCTGGCCGCGATCACCAAGGAGCTGGGCGATTCCGAGCGGACGGCCGGCGACATCAATCCGGTCGGGCTCGGTCTGGGCCTGACCCTGGGCCTGCTGGCCGCGTTCATCGAGATCCCGCTGCCGGGCGGCGGGACGCTGGTGCTGGGCACCGCGACCGCCCCGCTGATCCTGGGCGTGGTGCTGGGTGCGCTGGGCCGGACCGGCCCGATCATCTGGGCGCTGCCCGGGAACGTCGCCAACACGCTGAACCAGTACTCGCTGCTGGTCTTCCTGGTCGCGGTCGGCACGGGCGCCGGGTCCGGGCTGATCACCGCCCTGGCCGCCGACTGGTTCCCGCTGGTCACCCTGGGCCTGGCCATCTCCGCCGCGCACGCGCTGATCTGCGTCATCGGGCTGCGGACCGTGCTGAAGTACGGCACCGCCCGCTCTTTGGGCGGGCTCACCGGCTCACAACTGAACCCGGCGCCGTACGCGTTCGCCATCGGCAAGGTTCCCGACCAGCGTGTCGCGATCGGCTACGCGGTGCTGTTCCCGGTGAGCATGATCGTCAAGGTGCTGCTGGCGCAGCTGATGGTGGTGTACTTCTGA
- a CDS encoding NAD(+) synthase — translation MTFRSLYAHGFARVAACTADVWIADPTRNAAGIAAVARQCSEQGVAVALFPELSLTGYAIDDLLGQQALLDAVHAAIGELCTATADLLPVIIVGAPLRHRDRLFNCAVVLHRGSVLGVVPKIHLPNYREFYERRQFASGDGIVGQSIPVAGQDAPFGTDLLFPAADLPGLTIGVEICEDMFVPVPPSSGLALAGATVLLNLSGSPITIGRADTRAALCRAQSMRCLSAYLYAAAGRGESTTDLSWDGQTSIFENGVLLAKGPRFAEDPVVTVADVDLDRLRQERARQGTFDDNRRAVGGPVPRTVEFTLQPPDADLGLRRVVERFPFVPADPERLAQDCYEAYNIQVDGLVQRLRAIGTRTVVIGVSGGLDSTHALIVAARAMDLLGYPRTNIRGFTMPGFATGTSTKANAWALMRALGITANELDIRPAARQMLADLDHPFGRGEEVYDITFENVQAGLRTDYLFRLANHHHGIVLGTGDLSELALGWSTYGVGDQMSHYNVNAGVPKTLIQHLIRWVAGLADFSDDVDEILLSILGTEISPELIPVKDGEVPQSTEKSIGPYELQDFNLFYTLRYGFPPSKIAFLAWHAWHDVDGGLWPIGFPPERRRAYDLAPIRQWLTVFVKRYFGFSQFKRSAMPNGPKVSAGGSLSPRGDWRAPSDGNAAVWLAELERNVPTE, via the coding sequence ATGACGTTCCGCTCCCTGTACGCGCACGGGTTCGCCCGGGTCGCCGCCTGCACCGCCGACGTGTGGATCGCCGATCCGACGCGCAACGCGGCCGGCATCGCCGCGGTGGCCCGGCAATGCTCCGAGCAGGGGGTGGCGGTGGCGCTGTTCCCGGAGCTGTCGCTGACCGGGTACGCCATCGACGACCTGCTCGGTCAGCAGGCACTGCTCGACGCCGTGCACGCGGCCATCGGTGAGCTGTGCACGGCCACCGCGGACCTGCTGCCGGTGATCATCGTCGGCGCCCCGTTGCGGCATCGGGACCGGCTGTTCAACTGCGCGGTGGTGCTGCACCGGGGTTCGGTGCTCGGGGTGGTGCCCAAGATCCATCTGCCGAACTACCGGGAGTTCTACGAGCGCCGGCAGTTCGCCTCGGGCGACGGGATCGTTGGGCAGAGCATTCCGGTGGCCGGGCAGGATGCCCCATTCGGCACCGACCTGCTCTTTCCCGCCGCCGACTTGCCCGGCCTGACCATCGGGGTGGAGATCTGCGAGGACATGTTCGTGCCGGTGCCGCCGTCCAGCGGACTGGCGCTGGCCGGGGCGACGGTGCTGCTCAACCTGTCCGGCAGCCCGATCACCATCGGCCGGGCGGACACCCGCGCCGCGCTGTGCCGGGCCCAGTCGATGCGCTGTCTGTCGGCCTACCTGTACGCGGCGGCCGGCCGCGGGGAATCGACGACCGACCTGAGCTGGGACGGGCAGACCTCCATCTTCGAGAACGGGGTGCTGCTCGCGAAGGGGCCGCGGTTCGCCGAGGACCCCGTCGTCACGGTCGCCGACGTCGACCTGGACCGCCTCCGGCAGGAGCGGGCACGGCAGGGCACGTTCGACGACAACCGACGGGCGGTCGGCGGTCCCGTCCCGCGGACGGTCGAGTTCACCTTGCAGCCGCCCGACGCGGACCTGGGTCTGCGGCGGGTGGTCGAGCGGTTCCCCTTCGTGCCGGCCGACCCGGAGCGACTGGCCCAGGACTGTTACGAGGCGTACAACATCCAGGTCGACGGACTGGTTCAGCGGCTTCGCGCGATCGGCACCCGGACCGTGGTGATCGGGGTGTCCGGCGGCCTGGACTCGACGCACGCGCTGATCGTCGCCGCCCGGGCGATGGACCTGCTCGGGTACCCCCGGACCAACATCCGCGGCTTCACCATGCCCGGGTTCGCCACGGGCACGTCGACCAAGGCCAACGCGTGGGCACTGATGCGCGCCCTGGGCATCACCGCGAACGAGTTGGACATCCGGCCGGCGGCCCGGCAGATGCTCGCCGACCTGGACCACCCGTTCGGCCGCGGCGAGGAGGTGTACGACATCACCTTCGAGAACGTGCAGGCCGGCCTGCGCACCGACTATCTGTTCCGGCTGGCCAACCACCACCACGGCATCGTGCTGGGCACCGGCGACCTGTCCGAGCTGGCCCTTGGCTGGAGCACCTACGGCGTGGGCGACCAGATGTCGCACTACAACGTCAACGCCGGTGTGCCGAAAACCCTGATCCAGCATCTGATCCGGTGGGTGGCCGGGCTGGCCGACTTCTCCGACGACGTCGACGAGATCCTGCTGTCCATCCTGGGCACCGAGATCTCACCGGAGCTGATCCCGGTCAAGGACGGCGAGGTGCCGCAGAGCACCGAGAAGTCCATCGGGCCGTACGAACTGCAGGACTTCAACCTGTTCTACACGCTGCGGTACGGGTTCCCGCCGTCCAAGATCGCGTTCCTGGCCTGGCACGCCTGGCACGACGTCGACGGCGGGTTGTGGCCCATCGGCTTCCCGCCGGAGCGGCGCCGCGCCTACGATCTCGCGCCGATCCGGCAGTGGCTCACCGTGTTCGTCAAGCGCTATTTCGGGTTCAGCCAGTTCAAACGGTCGGCCATGCCGAACGGTCCGAAAGTGTCTGCCGGGGGTTCGCTCTCGCCGCGCGGCGACTGGCGGGCGCCGTCCGACGGGAACGCCGCGGTGTGGCTGGCCGAGCTGGAACGGAACGTGCCGACGGAGTAG